The following coding sequences are from one Leishmania braziliensis MHOM/BR/75/M2904 complete genome, chromosome 36 window:
- a CDS encoding putative chaperone protein DNAj: MGVDYYKVLGVSRNAKPNEIKKAYHQLALKYHPDKNTDNREKAERKFKEVSEAYDVLSDEKKKKIYDLYGEEGLKGGVPEDGGAGMGGAGMPTGGMPGGFHGTTYHFSSTDAFKIFNQFFGSSDPFAGGEAFGGGGPGLHRVFRGYGGPEGFTTGFGTPQASPTCDVPPMEYTFACTLEEIYTGCTKKFSVSRNMPSGAEKKMFEVKVLPGYKKGTKIRFEREGGRVEGYPPNVLADMVFILDERPHPRFERRNADLHTTLHINLKQALLGSTVFVKGIDGQTISLPLNGVSKSGRKLRVSGSGLPDRKTNRKGDLYVTIAVDFPDVLTEDTKRLIEQCKF, from the coding sequence ATGGGCGTGGACTATTATAAGGTGCTTGGCGTCAGCCGAAACGCCAAGCCGAATGAGATCAAGAAAGCATACCACCAGCTCGCCCTCAAGTATCACCCAGACAAGAACACTGACAACCGTGAAAAGGCAGAGCGCAAGTTCAAAGAGGTGAGCGAGGCGTATGACGTGCTCAGTGacgagaaaaagaagaagatcTACGACCTCTATGGCGAAGAGGGCTTGAAGGGTGGAGTGCCGGAGGACGGTGGTGCCGGTAtgggcggcgctggcatGCCAACAGGTGGTATGCCAGGCGGCTTCCACGGCACCACGTACCACTTCTCCAGCACCGATGCCTTCAAGATCTTTAATCAGTTCTTCGGCTCGTCGGACCCGTTTGCGGGGGGTGAGGCctttggcggtggtggtccTGGTCTCCATCGCGTTTTCCGCGGCTACGGCGGCCCGGAAGGATTCACCACGGGCTTTGGCACCCCACAGGCATCTCCGACGTGCGACGTGCCACCGATGGAGTATACGTTTGCGTGCACGCTGGAGGAAATCTACACTGGCTGCACAAAGAAGTTCAGCGTATCCCGCAACATGCCATCTggagcagagaagaaaatgtTCGAGGTGAAGGTGCTTCCCGGGTACAAAAAAGGCACGAAGATCCGCTTTGAGCGCGAGGGCGGGCGGGTGGAGGGGTACCCGCCAAACGTGCTGGCAGACATGGTCTTTATCTTGGATGAGCGGCCACACCCACGGTTTGAGCGACGTAACGCTGATCTCCACACCACGTTGCACATCAATCTCAAACAGGCTCTGCTTGGCAGCACAGTATTCGTGAAGGGCATCGACGGCCAGACGATCTCCTTGCCTCTTAATGGCGTCAGCAAAAGTGGTCGCAAGCTGCGCGTGTCGGGATCTGGCTTGCCGGATCGCAAGACGAACCGCAAAGGCGATTTGTACGTGACCATTGCAGTTGATTTTCCCGACGTGTTGACCGAAGACACGAAACGCTTGATTGAGCAGTGCAAATTCTAG
- a CDS encoding glucose transporter, lmgt1, whose protein sequence is MPAAIAQCEADSRCRWSYGAQECQNPAGYLSSESGIFAGSMIAGCLIGSMFAGPLASTIGARLSFLLVGLVGVVSSVLYHVSCAENEFWVLIVGRFVIGLFLGVIGVACPVYTDQNAHPKWKRTIGVMFQVFTTLGIFVAAAMGLALGQSISFDQNKDQMVMGRMQGLCAFSTLFSLLTILLGIVMSESRAQFGGGEEGAIELDPNEYGYLEMIPRLLMGCVMAGTLQLTGINAVMNYAPTIMGSLGLAPLVGNFVVMLWNFVTTLASIPLSYVFTMRQLFLFGSIFTSCMCLFMCGIPVYPGVSKKLEVKNGVAITGILLFILGFEVCVGPCYYVLTQDMFPASFRPRGASVTQVVQFIFNLIINVCYPIATEGISGGPSGNQDKGQAVAFIFFGCLGIICFITQLFFLHPWDDVRDGKKKGSQFQEKGEIVDDS, encoded by the coding sequence ATGCCAGCTGCGATTGCCCAATGCGAGGCGGACTCGCGGTGCAGGTGGTCATATGGTGCCCAGGAGTGCCAGAACCCGGCGGGCTACTTGTCGTCGGAAAGCGGTATCTTTGCCGGCTCGATGATTGCCGGCTGCCTGATCGGCTCCATGTTTGCTGGTCCGCTTGCGTCGACGATCGGTGCGAGGCTCTCGTTCCTGCTCGTTGGTCTCGTGGGTGTTGTGTCTTCCGTGTTGTACCACGTGTCGTGCGCGGAGAACGAGTTTTGGGTGCTGATTGTCGGCCGCTTTGTGATTGGTCTGTTCCTGGGCGTGATCGGTGTTGCGTGCCCTGTGTACACTGATCAGAACGCGCACCCGAAGTGGAAGCGCACGATTGGCGTGATGTTTCAGGTGTTCACGACGCTGGGCATCTTCGTTGCTGCCGCGATGGGTCTTGCGCTTGGCCAGAGCATCTCGTTTGACCAGAACAAGGACCAGATGGTGATGGGGCGCATGCAGGGCCTGTGCGCGTTCTCGACCCTGTTCAGCCTACTGACGATCCTGCTTGGCATTGTGATGAGCGAATCGCGCGCGCAGTTCGgcggcggggaggagggcgccaTTGAGCTGGACCCGAACGAGTACGGCTACTTGGAAATGATCCCGCGCCTGCTGATGGGCTGCGTGATGGCTgggacgctgcagctgactGGTATCAACGCTGTGATGAACTACGCGCCGACGATCATGGGCAGCCTTGGcctggcgccgctggtgggGAACTTCGTTGTGATGCTGTGGAACTTCGTGACGACGCTTGCGTCGATCCCGCTCTCGTACGTGTTCACGATGCGCCAGCTGTTCCTGTTCGGCTCGATCTTCACGTCGTGCATGTGCCTGTTCATGTGCGGTATTCCCGTGTACCCTGGCGTCAGCAAGAAGTTGGAGGTCAAGAACGGCGTGGCGATCACTGGCATTCTGCTGTTCATCCTCGGCTTCGAGGTGTGCGTGGGCCCGTGCTACTACGTGCTGACGCAGGACATGTTCCCGGCATCGTTCCGTCCGCGCGGTGCGTCGGTGACTCAGGTGGTCCAGTTCATCTTCAACCTGATTATTAACGTGTGCTACCCGATCGCGACGGAGGGCATCTCCGGCGGTCCGTCTGGCAACCAGGACAAGGGCCAGGCCGTTGCCTTCATCTTCTTTGGTTGCCTGGGCATCATCTGCTTCATCACCCAGTTGTTCTTCCTGCACCCGTGGGATGATGTGCGCGatgggaagaagaaggggtCTCAATTtcaggagaagggggaaataGTCGACGATTCGTAA
- a CDS encoding putative homocysteine S-methyltransferase, with amino-acid sequence MEAYLADPKHVVMLDGGLGTELEARGCNLLDPLWSGEVLLKSPQKIQDVELAYLQAGARCLITASYQITPKSLMEHRLLTEEAAVAVIEESVRIAQVVRERYVKENPQAEPVFVAGSVGPYGAYLADGSEYRGDYVRSAEEFKEFHRARIAALLRAGVDVLAIETQASAAEVHAIVALLQEEHPNCRAWVSFTTSRTSPVKAISDDTTWAEIIPFLEMSPQVVAVGVNCIPMAEASAVLAHLHTLTTMPLVVYTNSGESYNPATKTWHPIAMADGTTLSLAALAPEWASQGARIIGGCCRTRPSDIAGAAAALRSACFIE; translated from the coding sequence ATGGAAGCCTACTTAGCAGATCCGAAGCACGTCGTTATGCTCGATGGTGGCCTCGGGACAGAGCTAGAGGCGCGTGGCTGCAATCTTCTCGATCCCCTCTGGTCCGGTGAAGTCCTGCTGAAGTCACCACAGAAGATCCAGGATGTGGAGCTGGCGTACCTGCAAGCAGGTGCACGGTGCCTCATCACAGCCAGCTACCAGATCACACCAAAGAGCCTCATGGAGCACCGCCTACTTaccgaggaggccgctgtgGCCGTTATCGAAGAGTCAGTGCGCATTGCGCAGGTCGTGCGGGAGCGGTATGTGAAAGAGAATCCCCAAGCTGAACCGGTTTTCGTGGCCGGCTCGGTCGGTCCGTATGGCGCCTACCTCGCCGACGGATCTGAATACCGTGGCGACTACGTCCGAAGTGCAGAGGAGTTTAAAGAATTTCATCGTGCTCGTATTGCAGCGCTTCTCCGCGCCGGCGTAGACGTGCTTGCTATTGAAACCCAAGCCTCCGCTGCGGAAGTGCACGCTATTGTGGCGTTGCTGCAAGAGGAACATCCAAACTGTAGAGCGTGGGTGTCCTTCACGACCTCTCGAACCTCACCGGTGAAGGCAATCAGCGACGACACCACGTGGGCTGAAATCATTCCCTTCCTTGAGATGTCTCCGCAGGTTGTGGCTGTAGGCGTCAACTGCATCCCTATGGCCGAGGCCTCTGCCGTGTTGGCCCATCTGCACACTCTCACCACGATGCCGCTTGTTGTGTACACGAACTCGGGGGAGTCCTACAACCCAGCCACTAAAACGTGGCACCCCATTGCAATGGCCGATGGCACAACTTTGAGTttggcagcgctggcgccggAATGGGCTTCTCAGGGTGCTCGGATCATTGGCgggtgctgccgcaccagGCCATCGGACATCGCCGGGGCCGCGGCAGCtctccgcagcgcctgcttcATCGAGTAG